One part of the Sporosarcina ureae genome encodes these proteins:
- the megL gene encoding methionine gamma-lyase, translated as MQKNTNWHKETAMIHEGYDSKDHQGSLAVPLYQTSTYVFDSAEQGERRFAGEEAGNIYSRLGNPTVAVLEERIAKMEEGAAGLAFASGMAAVSAVLVHLTKANEHVICSRGIYGCTFGLLKILEEKYNITHDLISMKTEEEIEKAVKPETTCIYVETPINPTMELVDLEAVVNVAKRHNLKVVVDNTFCSPYIQTPLSFGVDFVLHSATKYINGHGDVIAGLLVGKDADEIAKMHGTVLKDYGGIISPFDAWLLLRGIKTLPIRMERHSSNAKILFEYLKKHPKVEDVFYPFDDQHPQFEIAQKQMKLGGGLISFTIKGGKEEAQKLLNHLTLIRLAVSLGDAETLMQHPATMTHSGVPKEEREKMGVSDTLLRLSVGLEHMDDIMADLDQAFEAI; from the coding sequence ATGCAGAAGAATACTAACTGGCATAAAGAAACAGCAATGATTCATGAAGGATACGACAGCAAAGATCATCAGGGAAGTTTGGCTGTGCCACTGTATCAAACCTCAACCTACGTATTTGATTCAGCTGAACAAGGAGAGCGGCGTTTTGCTGGTGAAGAAGCAGGAAATATTTACTCGCGTCTAGGGAATCCGACAGTAGCGGTACTTGAAGAACGTATCGCCAAGATGGAAGAGGGAGCAGCAGGTCTTGCATTTGCTTCTGGTATGGCAGCGGTTAGTGCAGTGCTTGTTCATTTGACAAAAGCAAATGAACATGTGATTTGTTCACGTGGAATTTACGGCTGTACATTCGGATTGCTGAAAATCTTGGAAGAGAAATATAATATCACACATGATTTGATTTCGATGAAAACGGAAGAAGAGATAGAAAAAGCTGTGAAGCCTGAGACGACATGTATATATGTAGAAACACCAATTAACCCCACGATGGAATTAGTTGATCTAGAAGCAGTAGTGAATGTAGCGAAGCGCCACAACTTGAAAGTGGTAGTGGATAATACATTCTGTTCACCTTATATTCAAACACCACTATCATTCGGCGTAGATTTCGTACTGCATAGCGCGACGAAATACATTAATGGACATGGCGACGTGATCGCAGGTTTGTTGGTAGGTAAAGATGCTGATGAGATAGCGAAAATGCATGGTACAGTCTTAAAAGATTATGGTGGCATCATTTCGCCGTTTGATGCATGGCTATTATTGCGAGGTATTAAGACCTTGCCTATTCGTATGGAACGACATTCATCCAATGCAAAGATCCTATTCGAGTATTTAAAAAAACATCCGAAAGTAGAAGATGTATTCTATCCGTTTGATGATCAGCATCCGCAGTTTGAGATTGCACAAAAGCAGATGAAGTTAGGTGGTGGATTGATTTCCTTTACGATTAAAGGTGGAAAAGAAGAGGCTCAAAAGTTGCTGAATCATTTAACGCTAATCAGATTGGCTGTTAGTCTAGGCGACGCGGAGACACTTATGCAACATCCCGCTACTATGACACACTCAGGTGTGCCGAAAGAAGAGCGTGAGAAGATGGGCGTGTCTGATACGTTACTACGCTTATCTGTAGGTCTTGAGCATATGGATGATATCATGGCAGACTTAGATCAAGCGTTTGAAGCCATTTGA
- the rpsD gene encoding 30S ribosomal protein S4, which yields MARYTGPSWKLSRRLGISLTGTGKEIEKRPYAPGQHGPNQRKKLSEYGMQLQEKQKLRFMYGVNERQFRTLFNKAGKMQGIHGENFMILLEARLDNVVYRMGLARTRRAARQLVNHGHVLVDGKRVDIPSFAVKPGSEISLREKSQNLNAIDEALEINNFVPDFVTFDKETKKGTFVRLPERSELAAEINEALIVEFYSR from the coding sequence ATGGCTCGATATACAGGTCCATCTTGGAAATTGTCACGCCGTTTAGGTATTTCACTAACAGGCACTGGTAAAGAAATTGAAAAGCGTCCATACGCACCAGGACAACACGGTCCAAACCAACGCAAAAAACTTTCCGAATACGGAATGCAATTACAGGAAAAACAAAAACTACGCTTTATGTACGGAGTTAACGAACGTCAATTCCGCACTCTTTTCAACAAAGCTGGTAAAATGCAAGGTATTCACGGTGAAAACTTCATGATCCTTCTTGAAGCTCGCTTGGATAACGTTGTTTACCGCATGGGTCTTGCACGCACTCGTCGTGCAGCTCGTCAGCTAGTTAACCACGGTCACGTATTGGTTGATGGCAAGCGCGTTGACATCCCTTCATTCGCAGTTAAGCCAGGTTCTGAAATCTCTCTTCGTGAGAAGTCTCAAAACTTGAACGCAATTGACGAAGCTCTAGAAATCAACAACTTCGTACCAGATTTCGTTACTTTCGATAAAGAAACGAAAAAAGGTACATTCGTACGCCTTCCAGAGCGTAGCGAATTAGCTGCTGAAATCAACGAAGCATTGATCGTTGAATTCTACTCTCGTTAA
- a CDS encoding HD domain-containing protein, with protein sequence MGIHQYFKSLSDLEQIIRCPGKFKYQKHSVASHSFKVTKIAQFLGTVEEKVDNKIDWKLLYEKALNHDYAELFTGDIKTPVKYASKELKKLFSEVEEEMTKNFVEKEIPAEFQSIYLERFKEGKDDSLEGRILSVADKVDLLYESFGEIQKNNPEPLFLEIYEEALTTILQFQDMHCVEYFLENILTDMLSEQFTEHDELKGITLRIMEEYCG encoded by the coding sequence ATGGGGATACATCAATACTTTAAAAGTTTATCAGATTTAGAACAGATTATTAGATGTCCGGGGAAATTTAAATATCAAAAACATTCAGTTGCCAGCCATTCATTTAAAGTAACAAAAATTGCTCAATTTCTTGGGACGGTAGAAGAGAAAGTTGACAACAAAATAGATTGGAAGCTTTTATATGAGAAGGCTTTGAATCATGATTATGCGGAACTTTTCACTGGTGACATTAAAACACCTGTAAAATATGCATCGAAAGAGTTGAAGAAATTATTTAGTGAAGTAGAAGAAGAGATGACGAAAAACTTTGTGGAAAAAGAAATTCCTGCAGAGTTTCAGAGTATTTATCTAGAACGTTTTAAAGAGGGGAAAGATGATTCGTTAGAAGGCCGAATTTTATCGGTTGCGGATAAAGTGGATTTGCTATATGAATCGTTTGGAGAGATCCAAAAGAATAATCCTGAACCTTTATTTTTAGAAATCTACGAAGAAGCACTCACAACCATTTTGCAGTTTCAAGATATGCACTGTGTTGAATACTTCCTCGAAAATATACTTACAGATATGTTGAGCGAACAATTTACAGAACATGATGAATTGAAGGGTATTACATTGCGGATTATGGAAGAATATTGCGGGTAG
- the tyrS gene encoding tyrosine--tRNA ligase, which produces MSNELMDDLRWRGLLYQQTNEEGLEKLLTDEKISLYCGVDPTADSMHIGHIVPMLTLRRFQLHGHQPILLIGGATGMIGDPSGRSEERQLQTTDQIADNVRGIKKQLEMIFDFQTENGAKLVNNNDWIGSMSLIEFLRDYGKLLSVNYMLAKDNVASRLEQGISFTEFSYMLMQGADFNHLFDHYNCRVQIGGSDQWGNITTGLEVIRKMHDEEVKAYGFTIPLVTKADGTKFGKSAGGAVWLDAKKTSPYEFYQFWINAADADVVKYLKIFTFLSREEIEALEVSVQEEPHLRKAQKTLAEEMTRLIHGQESLDQAIRISAALFSGDLKALTASEMKDAFKDVPTVEMEKADQNIVDFIVQAGVSPSKRQAREDVTNGAISFNGERITDTAFTVGAEQRLEDAFTIVRRGKKNYSMVKFV; this is translated from the coding sequence ATGTCAAATGAATTAATGGACGATTTACGTTGGAGAGGTTTGCTATACCAGCAGACAAATGAAGAAGGATTAGAAAAGCTTCTTACGGACGAAAAAATTTCTTTATACTGTGGAGTAGATCCAACAGCAGATAGTATGCATATCGGTCATATCGTTCCAATGCTTACACTACGCCGTTTTCAGTTACACGGACACCAGCCAATTCTATTGATCGGTGGCGCGACTGGAATGATCGGGGATCCTTCTGGACGCTCAGAAGAACGCCAATTGCAAACGACAGATCAAATCGCGGATAATGTTCGTGGAATCAAAAAGCAGCTTGAAATGATTTTTGATTTCCAAACAGAGAATGGCGCGAAACTTGTGAATAACAATGATTGGATCGGTTCGATGTCATTGATCGAATTTTTGCGTGACTACGGTAAATTATTGAGCGTCAACTACATGTTGGCAAAAGATAACGTAGCATCACGTTTGGAACAAGGAATTTCCTTCACAGAGTTCTCGTACATGCTTATGCAAGGTGCGGATTTCAATCATCTATTCGATCACTACAACTGTCGTGTGCAAATTGGTGGATCGGATCAGTGGGGGAATATTACAACGGGTCTAGAAGTTATCCGTAAGATGCATGATGAAGAAGTAAAAGCATACGGATTTACAATTCCATTAGTTACTAAAGCAGACGGCACGAAGTTCGGTAAATCTGCTGGTGGTGCAGTATGGTTGGATGCGAAGAAAACATCACCATACGAATTCTACCAATTCTGGATCAATGCGGCTGACGCGGATGTTGTGAAGTACTTGAAAATCTTTACATTCCTTAGCCGCGAAGAAATTGAAGCGCTAGAAGTATCTGTGCAAGAAGAGCCGCATCTACGTAAAGCTCAAAAGACACTAGCTGAAGAAATGACACGATTGATTCATGGTCAAGAATCACTTGACCAAGCGATCCGTATTTCAGCAGCATTGTTCAGCGGGGATTTAAAAGCATTGACTGCGTCTGAAATGAAAGATGCTTTTAAAGACGTACCGACTGTTGAGATGGAAAAAGCAGATCAAAACATTGTCGACTTCATCGTCCAAGCGGGTGTATCACCGTCGAAGCGTCAAGCACGTGAAGATGTAACGAATGGTGCAATTTCCTTTAACGGAGAACGCATTACAGATACAGCGTTCACAGTAGGAGCAGAGCAACGTTTGGAAGATGCATTCACAATTGTGAGACGCGGTAAAAAGAACTATAGCATGGTGAAGTTTGTTTAA
- a CDS encoding transglycosylase domain-containing protein: MNNEKNNRIKQLEDKFEQAKKEPWAKKLRIGTGVLWNLFILLIIFAVIGAVFAGSVGAGYFASLVAKEPLRSKEELRDQVFNYEETSEMFFANNIYLGKINSDIERRQITLDKVNQYALDAVLATEDEYFEEHKGIVPKAIFRGVFQDVTNSDSQTGGSTLTQQLVKNQILTNEVSYERKAKEILLAMRLEHFMTKDEILEAYLNIIPYGRDVTGQNIAGIETAARGIFGIKAADLSLPQAAYIAGIPQAPYTYTPFYSKNQGIKEREKLMYGVNRMKTVLFRMRDAGYITDAEWKEAKAYDVTKDFRQPSRRATERYPYVTQEIQNRTIEILAEVLAEKDGIDKERFDEDSKIKEKYEIMADRSMRTDGYRIFSTINKDLYDKMNEVADNFQYYGFTYTSESVDEESGKTITTENPVQVGATMIENHTGKVLSFVGGRDYELEALNHSTQAFRQNGSSIKPLLVYAPAIEYGVIGAGSPLVDVKYNWSGWKPGNYFDRELGVLSARESLARSQNLSTGRLYNQIFDRKPIDFLKKMNFSKVTDDDAQIPAASLGGLKHGVTVEENTNAFATFANGGQFIESYMIERIEDMKGNIVFEHKAEPVEVFSPETSYIITDMMRDVLKGNGTAARLPGLMNFRPDLAAKTGTSQHYGDAWLVGYNPNVSLGVWLGYKNQNTPLYNGYNSGQMHPSERTARLYGQLMNTANTVIPETIKARDTFKRPAGVVTRSFCGISGLAPSAACSAAGLVRSDLFNSKKMVPTKADDSIVSSAAVRVNGKVYQALASTPREFVTSGGIGVTTEYGKRMLGRLGGDASKLLAGRGAYSSSVAGSAFPADNVPPAPVSAGQNGSVLTWTGSSSNDVIGYYIYQNGVRIGTVHDGASRSYKVGYGSYYVRAVDITGLLSGPSNTITNAAPAPKAQPKPETNSDTKPGTSTPETKPDAKPDTGSEAKPETKPEATPEPKPETKPEATPEPKPDATPAEKE, encoded by the coding sequence TTGAATAACGAAAAGAATAATAGAATTAAGCAACTTGAAGATAAGTTTGAACAAGCGAAAAAAGAGCCTTGGGCCAAAAAACTTCGCATCGGTACCGGTGTACTTTGGAACTTGTTTATTTTACTCATTATCTTCGCCGTGATCGGTGCTGTATTTGCAGGTTCTGTTGGAGCTGGATATTTTGCTTCCCTAGTCGCAAAAGAGCCTTTACGTTCAAAAGAAGAACTTCGCGACCAAGTGTTTAATTATGAAGAAACATCTGAAATGTTCTTTGCGAACAACATTTATCTAGGCAAGATCAACTCGGACATTGAGCGCCGTCAAATTACACTGGATAAAGTGAATCAATATGCATTGGACGCAGTTCTTGCCACTGAGGATGAATACTTCGAAGAGCACAAAGGCATTGTACCAAAAGCAATATTCCGCGGAGTCTTCCAAGACGTTACGAACTCGGACAGTCAAACAGGTGGATCGACGCTAACTCAACAGTTAGTGAAAAACCAGATTCTGACGAATGAAGTTTCCTATGAACGTAAAGCTAAAGAAATCTTGCTGGCTATGCGCTTGGAACACTTCATGACGAAAGATGAGATACTCGAAGCCTACTTGAACATCATTCCTTATGGCCGTGATGTGACAGGACAGAATATCGCGGGAATTGAAACGGCAGCACGAGGAATCTTCGGAATTAAAGCAGCTGATCTAAGTTTACCGCAAGCTGCATATATCGCAGGAATTCCGCAGGCACCTTATACGTACACACCGTTTTATAGTAAGAATCAAGGAATTAAGGAACGCGAAAAGCTGATGTACGGGGTAAACCGTATGAAGACCGTGCTATTCCGAATGCGTGATGCAGGTTATATTACGGACGCAGAATGGAAAGAAGCAAAGGCTTACGACGTGACAAAAGATTTCAGACAGCCGTCACGACGTGCGACTGAACGATATCCGTATGTCACACAAGAAATTCAAAATCGCACAATCGAAATTTTAGCGGAAGTACTAGCCGAAAAAGATGGTATCGATAAAGAACGTTTCGATGAAGATTCCAAGATTAAAGAAAAATACGAAATCATGGCAGACCGTTCTATGCGAACAGACGGCTATCGAATCTTCTCGACGATCAATAAAGATTTGTATGACAAAATGAATGAAGTGGCTGATAACTTCCAGTACTACGGATTTACGTATACATCAGAATCAGTAGATGAAGAATCAGGTAAAACGATTACTACAGAAAACCCTGTTCAAGTCGGTGCGACGATGATCGAGAACCATACAGGGAAAGTACTTTCTTTCGTTGGTGGGCGCGATTATGAACTTGAAGCATTGAATCACTCTACACAAGCTTTCCGACAAAATGGTTCTTCTATTAAGCCATTACTTGTTTACGCCCCAGCTATTGAATATGGTGTAATCGGTGCAGGAAGTCCCCTAGTCGATGTGAAATATAATTGGTCTGGTTGGAAACCTGGAAACTATTTTGACCGTGAGCTTGGTGTACTATCTGCTAGAGAGTCTTTGGCACGTTCACAAAACTTATCAACAGGTCGATTATATAACCAAATCTTTGACCGTAAGCCAATTGATTTCCTCAAGAAAATGAATTTCTCAAAGGTTACGGATGATGATGCTCAAATCCCTGCCGCTTCACTTGGCGGATTGAAGCACGGAGTAACAGTAGAAGAGAATACGAACGCCTTCGCTACATTTGCGAATGGTGGACAATTTATTGAATCGTATATGATTGAACGGATTGAAGATATGAAAGGCAATATCGTATTTGAACATAAAGCGGAACCCGTAGAAGTGTTCAGTCCAGAAACTTCTTATATCATCACCGATATGATGCGTGATGTATTAAAAGGAAACGGTACAGCTGCGAGATTACCTGGATTGATGAATTTCCGTCCCGATTTAGCTGCTAAAACGGGTACATCCCAGCATTATGGTGATGCTTGGTTAGTCGGTTATAATCCGAATGTATCGCTAGGTGTTTGGTTGGGTTATAAAAACCAAAATACACCATTGTATAACGGCTACAACAGTGGTCAAATGCATCCATCAGAACGGACAGCAAGATTGTACGGTCAATTGATGAACACAGCAAACACTGTAATTCCTGAAACCATTAAAGCAAGAGATACATTTAAACGTCCTGCCGGGGTTGTTACACGTTCATTCTGTGGCATTTCAGGTCTAGCACCTTCAGCAGCTTGTTCAGCAGCAGGACTGGTTCGTTCGGATCTATTTAATTCGAAAAAGATGGTTCCAACAAAAGCAGATGATAGTATTGTTTCTTCTGCAGCAGTTCGAGTAAACGGTAAAGTATATCAGGCGTTAGCTTCAACACCGCGTGAATTTGTCACATCTGGTGGAATTGGTGTAACTACTGAATACGGCAAGCGGATGCTTGGACGTTTGGGTGGAGATGCCTCTAAACTACTTGCTGGTCGTGGTGCCTATTCAAGCAGTGTGGCAGGATCTGCCTTCCCTGCAGACAATGTACCACCAGCACCAGTATCAGCAGGACAGAATGGTTCCGTTCTAACATGGACTGGTTCTTCATCAAATGATGTCATTGGTTATTACATCTATCAGAATGGTGTCAGAATCGGTACGGTTCATGACGGAGCATCCAGATCGTATAAAGTCGGGTATGGTTCGTACTATGTGCGCGCAGTAGACATTACTGGCCTGTTATCAGGTCCTTCCAATACAATCACAAATGCGGCACCTGCACCGAAAGCTCAGCCAAAACCTGAGACGAATAGTGATACAAAGCCAGGAACATCGACTCCAGAAACGAAGCCGGATGCAAAACCGGATACCGGTTCTGAAGCAAAACCCGAAACTAAACCTGAAGCTACACCAGAACCAAAACCAGAAACAAAGCCGGAAGCTACACCGGAACCTAAACCGGATGCAACTCCTGCAGAAAAAGAATAA
- a CDS encoding N-acetyltransferase yields MEHIKTYFSRTFPHEEGELVIEGPVSSEQLASFEFHEGLKAFRPPKQQQEALVKIAAFPEGRINIARIENMIVGYVTYLYPDPLERWYEADLDNLIELGAIEVVAAYRGARIGKSLLELSMLDDAMEDYIIITTEYYWHWDLKGTGLTVWDYRKMMEKMMRAGGMEFFSTDDPEVCSHPANALMARIGKRVDQESIQQFDRVRFKNRVNY; encoded by the coding sequence TTGGAACATATAAAAACCTACTTTTCCAGAACGTTTCCGCATGAAGAAGGTGAGCTTGTTATTGAAGGTCCTGTTTCATCCGAGCAATTAGCATCGTTTGAATTTCATGAAGGACTAAAAGCTTTTCGTCCACCAAAACAACAACAAGAGGCATTAGTAAAGATTGCCGCATTCCCTGAAGGACGTATTAATATAGCGAGAATTGAAAATATGATTGTCGGATATGTGACGTACTTGTATCCCGATCCACTTGAACGTTGGTATGAGGCAGACTTAGATAACTTAATAGAGCTAGGCGCCATCGAAGTAGTTGCGGCGTATCGTGGTGCACGTATCGGTAAGTCTTTACTGGAATTATCGATGCTTGATGACGCAATGGAAGATTATATTATCATTACGACAGAATATTATTGGCACTGGGATTTAAAAGGCACAGGGTTAACAGTATGGGATTATCGTAAAATGATGGAGAAAATGATGCGTGCAGGGGGAATGGAATTTTTCTCTACGGATGATCCCGAAGTATGCTCCCACCCTGCCAATGCATTAATGGCAAGGATCGGAAAACGAGTCGATCAAGAATCTATCCAACAATTTGATCGTGTACGTTTCAAAAATCGCGTTAATTACTGA
- a CDS encoding acetoin utilization AcuB family protein → MLVQDIMKTDVITLNSTHTIADAVQLMKEKRIRHIPIVEDGRVQGLVTDRDVKEASPSSISERLEPSLYETTLDKIMKTDLLIGHPRDFVEEAALMFYTYEIGCLPIVSNYQLVGILTKTDLLYNYIELTGANQPSSHIQIRVPNTPGILYEVSKVFHDHNTNVLSVLVYPFQDDEQYKILAIRIKRMNPLPIIEGLKKQGFEVLWPSEPEMGV, encoded by the coding sequence ATGCTCGTACAAGATATTATGAAAACAGACGTGATTACACTTAATTCCACGCATACGATTGCAGATGCAGTACAACTAATGAAAGAAAAGCGAATTCGCCATATTCCCATTGTGGAAGATGGGCGCGTACAAGGTTTGGTGACAGACCGCGACGTGAAAGAAGCGTCTCCTTCAAGTATTTCTGAGAGACTGGAGCCTTCTCTTTATGAAACAACACTCGATAAAATTATGAAAACCGACTTATTGATCGGACATCCACGGGACTTCGTAGAAGAAGCTGCATTGATGTTCTATACGTACGAAATTGGGTGTCTACCTATCGTTTCCAATTATCAACTCGTCGGAATTTTAACTAAGACGGACTTATTGTATAACTATATCGAACTGACGGGTGCCAATCAGCCAAGTTCTCATATTCAAATTCGTGTACCGAATACACCCGGCATTCTGTATGAAGTGTCAAAAGTATTCCATGACCACAATACGAACGTGCTCAGTGTACTCGTCTATCCTTTTCAAGATGACGAGCAGTATAAAATTCTAGCCATCCGGATCAAACGAATGAATCCGCTCCCAATCATCGAAGGGTTAAAAAAACAAGGGTTTGAAGTCCTTTGGCCAAGTGAACCGGAGATGGGCGTATGA